One segment of Panicum virgatum strain AP13 chromosome 3K, P.virgatum_v5, whole genome shotgun sequence DNA contains the following:
- the LOC120697853 gene encoding gibberellin 2-beta-dioxygenase 3-like has protein sequence MVAITAPSSMEQIPLMRCPKANAGQAGAAIPCVDLSAPGAAAAVADACRSVGFFRATNHGVPAGVGEALESRAMAFFALPAQDKVDMSGAARPLGYGSKTIGSNGDVGWLEYLLLSVSSNSVKVSSLPPPLRAALEEYTAAVREVGARVLELIAEGLGVDRALLRSMVVGREGGDELVRVNHYPPCPLRAPGDCGVTGFGEHTDPQIISVLRSNCTAGLQIKLRDGRWVPVPPDPESLFVNVGDSLQVLTNGRFRSVKHRVVAPEGAQSRLSVIYFGGTAASQRIAPLPQVMRDGEQSLYREFTWGEYKRAAYKTRLADHRLGPFELRAAASSEPADPQPHCSTSSSTCMPPQQQQQVAQVY, from the exons ATGGTAGCGATCAcggcgccgagctcgatggAGCAGATCCCGCTGATGCGGTGCCCCAAGGCCAATGCGGGCCAGGCGGGCGCGGCCATCCCGTGCGTCGACCTGTcggcgccgggcgcggcggcggcggtggcggacgcGTGCCGCAGCGTGGGCTTCTTCCGGGCGACCAACCACGGCGTGCCGGCGGGCGTCGGCGAGGCGCTGGAGTCCCGCGCGATGGCGTTCTTTGCGCTGCCCGCCCAGGACAAGGTGGACATGTCCGGCGCCGCCCGGCCCCTGGGCTACGGCAGCAAGACCATCGGCTCCAACGGCGACGTCGGGTGGCTGGAGTACCTCCTGCTGTCCGTCAGCTCCAACTCCGTCAAGGTctcctccctgccgccgccactccG GGCGGCATTGGAGGAGTACACGGCGGCGGTGCGCGAGGTGGGCGCGCGGGTGCTGGAGCTGATAGCGGAGGGGCTCGGCGTGGACCGGGCGCTGCTGCGGTCGATGGTGGTGGGGCGGGAGGGCGGCGACGAGCTGGTGCGGGTGAACCACTACCCGCCCTGCCCGCTGCGGGCGCCGGGGGACTGCGGCGTGACGGGGTTCGGGGAGCACACGGACCCGCAGATCATCTCCGTGCTCAGGTCCAACTGCACCGCGGGCCTGCAGATCAAGCTCCGGGACGGCAGGTGGGTCCCCGTGCCCCCCGACCCGGAATCCTTATTCGTCAACGTCGGAGACTCGCTGCAG GTCCTGACGAACGGGCGGTTCCGGAGCGTGAAGCACCGGGTGGTGGCGCCGGAGGGGGCGCAGTCGCGGCTGTCCGTGATCTACTTCGGCGGGACGGCGGCGTCGCAGCGGATCGCGCCGCTGCCGCAGGTGATGCGGGACGGGGAGCAGAGCCTGTACCGGGAGTTCACCTGGGGCGAGTACAAGCGCGCCGCCTACAAGACCCGCCTCGCCGACCACCGCCTCGGCCCCTTcgagctgcgcgccgccgccagcagcgAGCCCGCCGATCCGCAGCCGCActgcagcaccagcagcagcacctgcatgccgccccagcagcagcagcaggtggcGCAGGTGTACTAG